A single Eleginops maclovinus isolate JMC-PN-2008 ecotype Puerto Natales chromosome 5, JC_Emac_rtc_rv5, whole genome shotgun sequence DNA region contains:
- the mb gene encoding myoglobin: protein MGGLELFGDMTGEGSIKGQFEGGSQVKKNFVYHTGHFTTLQIMADFDMVLKYWGPVEADYATTGGLVLNRLFTEHPETLKLFPKFAGIAHGDLAGDANVSAHGATVLKKLGELLKARGAHTAILKPLSNSHANKHKIPINNFKLISEIIGKVMAEMAGLDAAGQSALRNVMAVIIADIEADYKELGFTE from the exons ATGGGAGGTCTGGAATTATTTGGTGATATGACGGGTGAAGGAAGTATAAAAGGTCAGTTTGAGGGGGGAAGTCAGGTCAAGAAGAATTTTGTATATCACACAGGACATTTTACTACTCTGCAG ATAATGGCTGACTTTGACATGGTGCTGAAGTACTGGGGTCCAGTGGAGGCGGACTACGCAACCACCGGGGGTCTGGTGCTGAACCG TTTATTCACAGAGCACCCAGAAACCCTGAAGTTATTCCCCAAGTTTGCCGGCATTGCCCATGGGGACCTGGCCGGGGATGCAAATGTTTCTGCCCACGGTGCCACGGTGCTGAAGAAACTGGGCGAACTGCTGAAGGCCAGAGGCGCCCACACTGCCATCCTCAAACCTCTGTCCAACAGCCACGCCAACAAGCACAAGATCCCCATTAATAACTTCAAG CTGATTTCAGAGATCATTGGTAAAGTCATGGCGGAGATGGCGGGACTGGATGCAGCCGGGCAGAGTGCATTGAGGAACGTAATGGCTGTCATCATCGCTGACATTGAGGCAGACTACAAAGAGCTGGGCTTCACTGAATGA
- the LOC134865310 gene encoding serine hydrolase-like protein: protein MLQALKGVRHLHTSAMKQAVSELSIPVPWGEIRGRVWGPDHGSPVLCLHGWADNCGTFNTLIPHLPKECRYVAVELAGHGRSSHRPPGVCYSFPTYVMDVCRVVDALQWSKFSIIGHSMGGNIAGMFSALYPEMVDAVVLLDSYGFFPTDLKEVFEAMRLGMDQMIEFEKKPEEKKIRVYTYENAVERLLAANPALSEKSAQILLERGLVQVEGGVVFTRDFRINLKNMTRITAEQSLELQSMIKAPVLVVLAEDGFEKLFVQPEKRTFTSAVLQAYRDRNHTVVKVPGDHHIHLNDPEVVAPLVSDFLRTKVLSEPATLKDEETSKL from the exons ATGCTGCAGGCTTTAAAAGGCGTCAGGCACCTCCATACCAGTGCAATGAAACAAGCAG TTTCAGAGCTCTCTATCCCGGTGCCATGGGGGGAGATCAGAGGGAGGGTTTGGGGTCCTGATCACGGCAGTCCTGTACTCTGTCTGCACGGCTGGGCTGACAACTGTGGCACATTCAACACCCTCATTCCCCATTTACCCAAAG AGTGCAGGTACGTGGCGGTGGAGCTGGCAGGTCACGGCCGGTCATCACATCGTCCTCCTGGAGTTTGCTACTCTTTCCCTACCTATGTGATGGACGTATGCAGAGTCGTTGACG CGCTGCAGTGGAGCAAGTTCTCCATCATAGGACACAGTATGG GTGGCAACATCGCTGGAATG ttcAGTGCACTGTATCCTGAGATGGTGGATGCTGTCGTGCTGCTGGACTCGTATGGATTCTTTCCTACAGATCTG AAAGAAGTCTTTGAAGCCATGAGGCTGGGGATGGATCAGATGAttgagtttgaaaaaaaaccagAGGAGAAGAAGATAAGAGTTTACACTTATGAAAACGCAGTAGAGAG gttGTTGGCTGCAAACCCCGCACTGTCTGAAAAGTCTGCCCAGATCCTCTTAGAGCGAGGTCTAGTTCAAGTCGAAGGAG GTGTGGTGTTTACTCGAGACTTTCGTATTAATCTG aaaaatatgaCACGCATCACTGCGGAACAGAGTCTAGAACTGCAGTCGATGATTAAAGCCCCTGTTCTAGTTGTTCT AGCGGAGGACGGCTTTGAGAAATTATTTGTTCAAccagaaaaaaggacatttacatCAGCAGTTCTGCAGGCCTATAGGGACAGAAAT cacaCTGTGGTGAAGGTACCGGGCGATCATCACATCCATCTGAACGACCCGGAAGTCGTTGCTCCACTCGTGTCTGACTTTCTGCGGACCAAAGTGTTGTCAGAGCCAGCTACACTAAAAGATGAAGAGACCTCAAAGTTATAG